From one Streptococcus pneumoniae genomic stretch:
- a CDS encoding heavy metal translocating P-type ATPase, giving the protein MTVKRLEYRVHGMSCASCAMTVEMLAGELDGVEEAKVNLATETLTVLPQADFNAGELKKAVLDAGYSLVEKDDEERKAEKEVRKESLETMRRTLLGLVIFTLPLLYLSMGSMIGLPLPKLSAKVLVSLQLLLTLPILYFGRGFYSRGFRHLIKRHPNMDSLIAVGTGAAFLYSLRSMADVFAGNSAVLHHLYFESVGVIITLVFLGKYLESLAKGRTSQAIEQLMDLLPQTAQVFRDGIWQTVKSEEIALGDLIRVKAGERMPVDGVVVRGETYVDESMMTGESLPVAKTVGDRITSATVNQLGMIEYQATQVGEETTLAQIRRLIEAAQGSKAPIAALGDKIALYFVPTVLCLGILAGLFWLFMGKSVDFALSIFVSVLVIACPCALGLATPTAIMVGTGKGAEAGILIKSAESLERLTQVDTVVFDKTGTLTLGRPVLTDIQPVGGLSEEEFLKLVASSEQHSEHPLAQALVTAAQERQLELLPVEDFTVLPGQGLSAKIGEQHLLVGNRALMDHHGVSHMDIAKGEVLAEDGKTVMFVALDGVFVGLLAVADAVKEGSVEAISHLKDMGKQVVMLTGDNKETAQSLASLLGIESIIAQVLPDGKAQEVEKLQDAGHHVVMMGDGINDAPALTQADVGMAIGAGADIAMESADIVLMHSDVRDLIKAFHLSHLTLQTIKENLFWAFAYNVLGIPLAMGVFYFFGGPLLNPMFAGLAMSLSSVSVVLNALRLRSRISLP; this is encoded by the coding sequence ATGACAGTAAAGAGGCTTGAATATCGGGTGCATGGGATGAGCTGTGCTTCCTGCGCCATGACGGTGGAGATGCTGGCAGGAGAGCTGGACGGTGTGGAAGAGGCCAAGGTCAATCTAGCCACTGAAACCCTAACAGTCTTGCCACAGGCTGATTTTAACGCTGGAGAGCTAAAAAAAGCAGTGCTAGACGCTGGTTATAGTCTTGTGGAAAAAGATGATGAGGAGCGCAAGGCTGAAAAAGAAGTTCGTAAAGAAAGCTTGGAGACCATGAGACGAACGTTACTCGGTCTTGTCATCTTTACGCTTCCCCTTTTGTATCTATCTATGGGGAGCATGATAGGACTTCCTTTGCCAAAGCTGTCAGCGAAAGTATTAGTCAGTTTGCAGCTGTTGTTGACCTTGCCCATTCTATATTTTGGACGTGGTTTTTACAGTCGAGGATTTCGTCATTTGATTAAGCGTCATCCTAATATGGATAGCTTGATTGCAGTGGGAACAGGGGCAGCTTTTTTATATAGTCTGCGGTCTATGGCAGATGTTTTTGCGGGGAATTCTGCTGTGCTTCATCATCTCTACTTTGAATCGGTGGGGGTGATTATCACCTTGGTCTTTTTAGGGAAATATCTGGAAAGTTTAGCCAAGGGGCGGACTTCGCAGGCGATTGAGCAACTTATGGATTTGCTTCCTCAAACGGCTCAAGTGTTCCGAGATGGCATTTGGCAAACGGTGAAAAGTGAGGAGATTGCTCTTGGTGATCTTATCCGTGTCAAGGCAGGGGAACGCATGCCTGTGGACGGCGTGGTTGTTCGTGGGGAAACCTATGTGGATGAGTCGATGATGACAGGTGAGAGTCTGCCTGTGGCAAAGACAGTAGGAGACCGTATTACCAGTGCAACAGTAAATCAACTGGGGATGATTGAATACCAAGCGACTCAGGTCGGTGAGGAGACGACACTGGCGCAAATTCGACGTCTGATTGAGGCGGCGCAGGGATCAAAGGCGCCAATCGCAGCTTTAGGGGACAAGATTGCGCTGTATTTTGTGCCAACGGTTTTGTGCTTGGGGATTTTAGCAGGGCTTTTTTGGCTCTTTATGGGAAAGAGCGTGGATTTTGCGCTTTCGATTTTTGTATCTGTTTTGGTTATTGCTTGTCCTTGTGCTTTAGGTCTAGCAACGCCGACAGCCATTATGGTAGGGACTGGAAAAGGAGCAGAAGCAGGTATTCTCATCAAATCAGCTGAGAGTTTGGAACGATTGACACAGGTTGATACGGTTGTCTTTGATAAGACGGGTACACTGACGCTGGGACGTCCTGTTTTGACAGATATTCAGCCAGTTGGTGGATTGAGTGAAGAGGAGTTTCTTAAGCTAGTGGCAAGTAGTGAGCAGCACTCTGAACACCCTTTGGCGCAGGCATTGGTCACAGCTGCTCAGGAAAGACAGCTGGAGTTGTTACCTGTGGAAGATTTCACGGTCTTACCAGGACAAGGTTTATCTGCCAAGATAGGCGAACAGCACTTGCTAGTGGGAAATCGTGCGCTGATGGACCATCACGGAGTTTCTCATATGGATATCGCTAAGGGTGAGGTGCTAGCTGAGGATGGAAAGACCGTGATGTTTGTAGCTTTGGATGGAGTGTTTGTGGGGCTATTAGCCGTGGCAGATGCTGTTAAAGAAGGGAGCGTAGAGGCGATTTCTCATCTCAAAGATATGGGAAAACAGGTCGTGATGCTGACAGGCGATAATAAAGAGACGGCACAATCTCTAGCAAGCCTACTCGGGATTGAGAGTATCATCGCCCAAGTCTTGCCAGATGGAAAAGCACAGGAAGTTGAGAAACTGCAAGATGCCGGTCATCATGTGGTCATGATGGGAGATGGGATCAATGATGCCCCTGCTCTTACTCAGGCAGATGTTGGGATGGCTATTGGTGCTGGTGCAGATATTGCCATGGAGTCGGCAGACATTGTCCTCATGCATAGTGATGTGCGAGATTTAATCAAGGCTTTTCATCTCAGCCATCTGACGCTTCAAACGATTAAGGAAAATCTCTTTTGGGCATTTGCCTATAATGTTCTAGGGATTCCGCTAGCTATGGGGGTCTTTTATTTCTTTGGTGGACCGCTTTTAAATCCTATGTTTGCAGGACTTGCCATGAGTCTTAGTTCAGTCTCTGTGGTTCTCAATGCTCTTCGACTTCGTAGTCGCATATCACTTCCCTAG
- a CDS encoding zinc ABC transporter substrate-binding protein AdcA — protein MKKIKLALLLLAGICLVACGNQKQANGKLKIVTTFYPVYEFTKQVVGEEADVDLLIGAGTEPHDYEPSAKAVATIQDADVFVYENKNMETWVPDVLKNITKDKVKVIEATGDMLLLPGLEEEEDHDHGEEGHHHDYDPHVWLSPSRAIKLVEHIRDSLAKDFPEKKAAFEKNAAAYIDQLKALDKEYQTGLSNAKQKTFVTQHAAFRYLALDYGLKQVSISGISPDSEPSAARLAELAEYIKKNSIKYIYFEENASQAVASTLSKEAGVELAVLNPLESLTEKAMKDGADYISVMQDNLKALKKTTDQAGGEIQPEEEENTKTVQNGYFEDSAIKDRTLSDYAGNWQSVYPYLTDGTLDQVFDYKAKLSGQMTAAEYKAYYDTGYKTDVSHIHITDKTMEFVVNGESKKYTYKYVGKKVLTYKKGNRGVRYLFEATDSDAGQFKYVQFSDHNIAPVKTGHFHIFFGGESQEKLFDELDNWPTYYPDSMTGQEIAQEMLAH, from the coding sequence ATGAAAAAAATTAAATTAGCCTTGCTATTGCTTGCAGGGATTTGCTTGGTTGCCTGTGGCAATCAAAAGCAAGCAAATGGCAAGTTAAAGATTGTTACGACTTTTTATCCGGTTTATGAGTTTACCAAGCAAGTAGTAGGTGAGGAAGCGGATGTTGATCTTTTGATTGGGGCTGGGACAGAGCCGCATGATTATGAACCTTCTGCAAAGGCGGTTGCGACGATTCAAGATGCGGATGTCTTTGTCTATGAAAATAAAAATATGGAAACATGGGTGCCAGATGTCTTGAAAAATATCACTAAGGACAAGGTCAAGGTGATTGAGGCGACTGGCGATATGCTGCTTTTGCCGGGGCTAGAGGAGGAAGAAGACCATGATCATGGAGAAGAAGGTCATCATCATGATTATGATCCGCATGTCTGGTTATCTCCGAGTCGTGCGATCAAGCTAGTAGAGCATATCAGAGATAGTTTAGCTAAGGATTTTCCAGAGAAAAAAGCTGCTTTTGAGAAAAATGCTGCTGCTTATATCGACCAGCTAAAAGCGCTTGATAAGGAGTACCAAACTGGACTTTCAAATGCGAAGCAAAAGACCTTTGTCACTCAGCATGCTGCTTTTCGTTACCTTGCTTTGGACTATGGGTTGAAACAGGTGTCAATTTCAGGGATTTCTCCAGATAGTGAGCCATCTGCAGCTCGCTTGGCAGAGTTAGCCGAGTATATCAAGAAAAATAGTATTAAGTACATTTACTTTGAAGAAAATGCTTCTCAGGCTGTGGCTTCTACCTTATCAAAAGAAGCAGGTGTGGAGTTAGCGGTGTTGAATCCTCTCGAAAGCTTGACGGAAAAAGCCATGAAAGATGGCGCAGACTATATCTCTGTCATGCAGGACAATCTCAAAGCACTCAAGAAAACGACTGATCAAGCAGGAGGCGAGATTCAGCCAGAAGAAGAGGAAAATACAAAGACCGTGCAAAATGGTTATTTTGAAGATAGCGCTATCAAAGATCGAACTTTATCTGATTATGCTGGAAATTGGCAGTCCGTTTATCCATATCTAACAGACGGAACTTTGGATCAAGTTTTTGACTATAAGGCAAAATTAAGTGGTCAAATGACGGCTGCTGAGTACAAGGCTTACTATGATACAGGTTATAAGACTGATGTCTCTCATATCCATATCACAGATAAGACAATGGAATTTGTCGTGAATGGTGAATCTAAAAAATATACCTACAAATATGTTGGTAAAAAGGTTTTAACTTATAAGAAGGGCAATCGTGGTGTTCGCTATCTATTTGAAGCAACAGACAGCGATGCTGGGCAGTTTAAGTATGTGCAGTTTAGTGACCATAATATCGCCCCTGTAAAGACTGGGCATTTCCATATCTTCTTTGGTGGTGAAAGTCAGGAAAAACTCTTTGATGAGTTGGATAATTGGCCGACCTACTATCCTGATAGTATGACAGGGCAAGAAATTGCTCAGGAAATGTTGGCACACTAA
- a CDS encoding LLM class flavin-dependent oxidoreductase — translation MTISHEECLRQVLAEIELADGVGLDVYGIGEHHREDFAVSAPEIILAAGAAKTKKVRLTSAVSVLSSLDPVRVYQQYATINALSNGRAEIMAGRGSFTESFPLFGYDLKDYEELFDEKLDLLLKVKKDKKIDWQGHFTQTISGREVYPRVVQEDFPIWVATGGNVESTIKIAQKGLPIAYAIIGGSSEYFKKLIAVYHQIGKEAGYTNEQLKVASHSWGFIAEDGDEAVRKYFHPTKTVVDSISKDRPHWQPLTYAQYLEQVGDKGVMFVGNPQQVADKIIRMVEDLGLDRFLFHLPLGSMPHEDVLDAIRLFGEQVAPIVRQHFDK, via the coding sequence ATGACTATATCGCATGAGGAGTGCCTTCGGCAAGTGCTAGCAGAAATAGAGTTGGCAGATGGAGTAGGGCTTGATGTGTATGGAATTGGGGAGCATCACCGAGAGGATTTTGCGGTGTCAGCTCCTGAGATTATCCTAGCAGCAGGGGCGGCAAAGACGAAGAAGGTTCGTTTGACTAGTGCGGTCAGTGTCTTGTCAAGCTTAGATCCTGTACGTGTCTATCAGCAGTATGCGACTATTAATGCTTTGTCAAATGGTCGGGCAGAAATCATGGCTGGTCGAGGTTCTTTTACCGAGTCTTTTCCTTTGTTTGGCTATGATTTAAAGGACTACGAAGAGCTGTTTGATGAGAAGTTAGACTTATTACTGAAGGTCAAGAAGGACAAGAAGATAGACTGGCAAGGGCATTTTACGCAGACTATTTCAGGGCGTGAGGTTTATCCGCGAGTAGTGCAGGAGGACTTTCCGATTTGGGTCGCAACGGGTGGAAATGTGGAATCCACGATTAAAATTGCTCAAAAAGGCTTGCCAATTGCTTATGCGATTATTGGAGGTAGTAGTGAGTATTTTAAAAAATTGATTGCAGTCTATCACCAAATTGGGAAAGAGGCTGGCTATACAAACGAGCAGCTAAAGGTAGCTTCTCATTCCTGGGGCTTTATCGCTGAAGATGGGGATGAGGCTGTGAGAAAGTATTTCCATCCGACAAAGACAGTGGTGGATAGCATTTCCAAGGATCGTCCGCATTGGCAACCCTTGACCTACGCCCAGTATTTGGAGCAGGTTGGAGATAAGGGAGTGATGTTTGTGGGCAATCCTCAGCAGGTAGCGGATAAAATCATTCGTATGGTAGAGGATTTGGGCTTGGATCGTTTTCTTTTTCATCTACCCTTGGGCTCTATGCCGCATGAGGATGTGCTAGATGCCATTCGATTGTTTGGTGAGCAAGTAGCGCCGATTGTGCGCCAGCATTTTGACAAGTAA
- a CDS encoding BlaI/MecI/CopY family transcriptional regulator, with the protein MKMSQAEWQVMRVLWAYPNIRSTEVVSRLEEDFDWKPATVKTLLNRLKGKGLIQMEKLEGKFYYRAEVSEEWQWEEEWRAFLGNICQTNHGKVLLSVIESVSLSVRDLEVLKGLLDDKLISAPNQVACACPKGQCACHHVCERK; encoded by the coding sequence ATGAAGATGAGTCAAGCGGAATGGCAGGTCATGCGTGTCTTATGGGCCTATCCTAATATCCGCAGCACTGAGGTTGTTTCTCGTTTGGAGGAAGATTTTGATTGGAAGCCAGCAACGGTGAAAACACTGCTCAACCGTTTAAAAGGCAAGGGGCTTATTCAGATGGAAAAGCTGGAAGGAAAATTTTACTACCGAGCGGAAGTATCAGAAGAATGGCAGTGGGAGGAAGAATGGCGGGCTTTTCTGGGAAATATCTGCCAGACGAATCATGGCAAGGTCTTATTGTCCGTGATAGAAAGTGTGAGCCTTAGTGTGCGTGATTTGGAGGTCCTAAAAGGTTTGCTAGATGATAAGCTTATTAGCGCTCCCAATCAAGTAGCCTGTGCCTGTCCTAAGGGGCAGTGTGCTTGCCATCATGTATGCGAAAGGAAGTGA